A single region of the Pseudalkalibacillus berkeleyi genome encodes:
- a CDS encoding SPOR domain-containing protein, with protein sequence MDDKEKNITIRVNGKDRPVQEVKAEIQNKDEEIAASIDGDFIDQPFEWVLPKENTSSNLYLFHANRDESESTEYDAYSNERKPGLPIHRKKLTSSLKRPFSAPKTPFQLPKQLLVPIVSAVVIGGIIGLIVLMIFTGDEFKSNTTPAATQPVETPVKNPISAPKTTSLNTIISPYVVQAGLYSSAASAEEIANNIIAKGYAAAVDPVDYRVYIGISSTLEGAKALASVYENTEILAEAPYSHSRTMGEEEISVPTSGDTHWLESGKALLELSYGTADMNTMESDLLSWKKEAMGSVEKLTADQQKKAVAFINSMSAVVDQNEGKWTIQQAKLDATIHYIALVQSFKK encoded by the coding sequence GTGGATGACAAGGAAAAGAATATAACGATTAGAGTCAATGGGAAGGACAGGCCTGTGCAGGAGGTAAAAGCTGAAATTCAAAACAAAGATGAAGAGATTGCAGCATCAATAGACGGTGATTTCATCGATCAACCGTTTGAATGGGTTCTTCCGAAAGAAAATACATCATCCAATCTTTATCTCTTTCACGCAAATCGTGATGAATCTGAATCTACTGAATATGATGCTTATTCAAATGAGAGAAAACCCGGACTGCCGATTCATCGAAAAAAGTTAACATCTTCTCTTAAACGTCCCTTTTCAGCTCCCAAAACGCCATTCCAATTGCCGAAGCAATTACTAGTGCCGATTGTAAGTGCAGTTGTCATTGGCGGGATCATCGGCTTGATCGTATTAATGATTTTTACAGGAGACGAATTTAAGTCAAATACCACACCAGCAGCTACTCAACCTGTTGAAACACCAGTTAAGAACCCTATTTCAGCTCCCAAAACGACTTCATTAAATACCATCATTTCACCTTATGTTGTACAAGCAGGACTCTATTCATCTGCGGCTTCGGCTGAAGAAATCGCGAATAATATAATAGCAAAGGGCTATGCAGCTGCTGTAGATCCTGTTGATTACCGAGTATATATTGGTATAAGTAGTACACTAGAGGGTGCAAAAGCGTTAGCAAGTGTATATGAAAATACGGAGATTCTCGCTGAAGCTCCTTATTCCCATTCTCGTACAATGGGAGAAGAGGAAATTTCTGTGCCAACGAGTGGAGATACACACTGGCTCGAAAGTGGTAAGGCTTTGCTTGAATTGAGCTATGGAACTGCAGACATGAATACTATGGAGTCTGACTTGTTATCATGGAAAAAAGAAGCGATGGGGTCTGTTGAAAAGTTAACAGCCGACCAACAAAAGAAAGCAGTTGCATTCATTAATTCAATGTCCGCTGTAGTGGACCAAAATGAAGGTAAGTGGACCATTCAACAAGCTAAATTAGATGCGACGATTCATTATATCGCCCTCGTTCAGTCCTTTAAAAAATAA
- a CDS encoding type II secretion system protein M, protein MSTVPSQKRLLALLSFILVLVLIASYVWLVHPSFAHIEQLEKDIKNEKTLIQATKVKLKEKSAEESDIAFSLPSYPATDQIVLHLRNAEKEASSEIRNLSFEENQGEDEEKQGEQTVTSSQLQPLTFSLEVSSPNIESVKKFVSTLESSERLYKVLKLDLTAASSEEEKAPIIYTIDLETYYQ, encoded by the coding sequence ATGTCTACAGTTCCTTCTCAAAAAAGGTTGCTCGCTTTATTATCATTTATACTTGTTCTTGTGCTGATCGCAAGCTATGTGTGGCTCGTCCACCCATCATTTGCACATATCGAACAACTGGAAAAAGACATCAAAAATGAGAAAACACTCATTCAAGCTACCAAAGTGAAATTAAAAGAAAAATCCGCTGAAGAGTCCGATATTGCGTTTTCACTTCCTTCATATCCTGCAACAGATCAGATTGTACTTCATTTACGGAATGCAGAAAAAGAAGCGTCTAGTGAAATTCGTAATTTATCATTTGAAGAGAACCAAGGTGAGGATGAAGAGAAGCAAGGTGAACAAACGGTGACTTCTTCACAGCTTCAACCATTGACATTTTCTTTGGAGGTCAGTTCCCCTAACATTGAATCTGTTAAGAAGTTCGTAAGTACGCTGGAAAGCAGTGAGCGGCTGTACAAAGTATTGAAATTAGATCTTACAGCAGCATCTAGTGAAGAAGAAAAAGCGCCTATCATCTACACAATCGACCTGGAGACTTACTATCAATAA
- the pilM gene encoding type IV pilus biogenesis protein PilM produces the protein MKLFKSALPIFIVFQDDCIRYVTMKSQSPLVIHKIGETKLPAGIIQKGRILDKHALTKIVTSCVNNWKMKGKKVRFAIPDAISFIRKIPIPSTIPEKELDGYIQVELGATIHVPFDEPVFDLHKLKEEEEHIDYLLFAAPEAVMKDYMEVLNDAKLKPLDAELSSLAIYRLYYHLELVDPAKRYLLLNLERDGINGSAFYQHSPMFTRFISLNTIGQFSANEDHDFFDIDGRWNEVTTELGRIMNFYQFSLSDGAEFDAILVSGDHPQYEAFIEKVESEYDMKVIQIPEEKVKLERGLDVQREFFTTVGLGLRGSHRAG, from the coding sequence GTGAAACTGTTCAAAAGTGCGCTGCCTATATTTATTGTGTTTCAAGATGATTGCATTCGATACGTTACGATGAAAAGTCAATCGCCTTTAGTCATTCATAAAATTGGCGAAACGAAATTACCAGCCGGCATCATTCAAAAGGGACGAATCCTTGATAAACATGCCTTAACTAAGATCGTCACTAGCTGTGTGAACAACTGGAAAATGAAAGGTAAGAAAGTTCGTTTCGCGATACCAGATGCCATTTCATTTATTCGTAAAATCCCGATTCCTTCCACGATTCCTGAAAAGGAATTAGATGGATACATACAAGTAGAATTAGGTGCTACTATTCATGTCCCTTTTGATGAACCAGTTTTCGATCTTCACAAGCTGAAAGAGGAAGAGGAGCATATTGATTATTTGTTATTTGCTGCTCCAGAAGCCGTGATGAAGGATTATATGGAAGTTTTAAATGATGCAAAACTAAAACCTTTAGACGCTGAGCTCTCTTCTCTCGCAATCTATCGCCTTTATTATCATTTGGAATTAGTAGATCCTGCGAAAAGGTATTTACTACTGAATCTTGAGCGGGATGGTATTAATGGATCTGCATTTTACCAGCATTCACCCATGTTTACACGCTTCATCTCTTTGAATACGATTGGTCAGTTCTCGGCAAATGAGGACCACGATTTCTTTGATATTGATGGTCGCTGGAATGAAGTAACGACTGAGCTTGGTCGTATCATGAACTTTTATCAATTTTCTCTTTCTGATGGAGCGGAATTTGATGCCATACTCGTTTCAGGTGATCATCCGCAATATGAAGCATTTATAGAAAAAGTAGAATCAGAGTATGATATGAAAGTGATTCAAATACCAGAAGAAAAGGTCAAACTTGAACGTGGATTGGATGTTCAGCGTGAGTTTTTTACGACAGTTGGCTTAGGGTTGAGGGGGAGTCACCGTGCAGGTTGA
- a CDS encoding prepilin peptidase: MYIALFFIFGLVFGSFYNVVGLRVPEKKSIVRPGSHCTSCQRPLSSIDLIPVLSYKLFKGKCRTCDSKISPIYPMIEVSTGLLFTFSYLQFGWSPELIGSLIIVSLLIIIFISDIFYMLIPDKILLFFAPLVILYRFWIPTEPWWDAWLGSIIGFSLLFLIAVISKGGMGGGDIKLFAVLGLFFGWKGILLILFLASLIGSVIGIILMILKKVERKQHVPFGPFIVLAAFITLFWGDIILDWYFR, translated from the coding sequence ATGTACATAGCGTTATTTTTTATTTTTGGTTTGGTGTTTGGTTCCTTTTATAATGTGGTTGGGTTGCGGGTGCCTGAGAAAAAGTCGATTGTCCGTCCAGGTTCCCATTGTACAAGCTGCCAGCGACCACTTTCATCCATTGACCTAATTCCTGTTCTTTCTTACAAACTTTTTAAAGGAAAATGTCGCACTTGCGATTCAAAAATATCTCCCATTTATCCGATGATAGAAGTAAGCACTGGATTATTGTTTACTTTTAGCTATCTACAATTTGGATGGTCACCAGAGCTAATCGGCAGTCTGATCATTGTCTCGCTACTTATCATCATTTTTATTAGCGATATTTTTTACATGCTGATTCCAGATAAAATCCTATTATTCTTTGCACCATTGGTCATCTTGTACCGTTTTTGGATACCGACAGAACCTTGGTGGGACGCTTGGCTCGGTAGTATCATCGGCTTTAGTTTATTATTCCTCATTGCTGTTATTAGTAAAGGTGGAATGGGTGGCGGTGATATAAAACTATTTGCAGTTCTAGGTCTCTTCTTCGGTTGGAAAGGGATATTGCTAATCCTATTTCTCGCATCGCTTATCGGTTCCGTTATCGGGATAATATTAATGATCCTCAAAAAAGTTGAACGTAAACAGCACGTGCCATTCGGTCCATTCATTGTGTTGGCCGCTTTCATTACATTGTTCTGGGGAGACATCATACTAGATTGGTACTTTAGGTAA
- a CDS encoding type II secretion system protein: MKKILSKRMKAVKSEKGFTLVELLATIVILGIIAAIAVPSIGGLMEKTKTNAHTANEESVEEAARLYIVAEEYESGTLTDTQLVPDYLEEIPEDPQTGSAYTTLSVAVADGKVTGVTLSSGTSSP, from the coding sequence ATGAAAAAGATTTTATCAAAGAGAATGAAAGCCGTTAAGTCTGAAAAAGGATTTACACTTGTTGAGTTACTAGCAACGATCGTTATTTTAGGAATTATTGCTGCGATTGCAGTGCCATCTATTGGTGGATTGATGGAAAAAACAAAAACTAATGCACATACAGCTAATGAGGAAAGCGTTGAAGAGGCTGCTAGATTGTATATTGTTGCTGAAGAATATGAAAGTGGAACTTTAACAGATACGCAATTAGTACCAGACTATCTTGAAGAAATACCAGAAGATCCTCAGACTGGTAGCGCTTATACTACACTCAGTGTCGCGGTTGCAGATGGAAAAGTAACAGGTGTAACTTTATCAAGTGGAACATCATCTCCATAA
- a CDS encoding type II secretion system F family protein, translated as MAIYVYQGRDPTGKKTKGQVDAETKTSAVSMLKERGIIPIDIAEHRESVFTKDISISKGINPRELVMFLRQFSALLEAGISVVKSVHILHDQSQYKPLKSALSTIKDQVQEGESLSNAMNRHPNVFPQMVIHLTRVGEVSGNLDSAMIRLADYFEKRYEMRQKVISALTYPILLGVVSIAVLNVLLYMVVPRFTSMYANSEQELPMLTKWVLSISQFTLSYWWVFITLGFVVILAFYFFRKKEYGKYYIDYAILKVPILGTILQKTLIIEFSRTLSSLFTSSVPILQSMKITRNIVNNNVFKKIINESIQSVEEGNSMTVPMRGDWPFPPLVLHMILIGEQTGNLDAMLTKITQFYESEVDHITDRLQALLEPVLILFLSLVVGVIVLSVVLPMFGLYENINL; from the coding sequence ATGGCGATTTACGTATACCAGGGTAGGGATCCTACTGGAAAAAAGACGAAGGGCCAAGTAGATGCAGAGACGAAAACAAGTGCTGTCTCCATGCTCAAGGAGCGTGGCATTATTCCAATCGACATTGCAGAGCATCGTGAAAGTGTCTTTACGAAGGATATTTCCATTTCCAAAGGGATTAACCCACGAGAACTCGTCATGTTCTTAAGACAATTTTCCGCGTTACTAGAAGCAGGAATTTCTGTTGTGAAATCTGTTCATATCCTACATGATCAGTCACAGTACAAACCATTGAAGAGTGCATTAAGTACTATTAAGGATCAAGTACAAGAGGGAGAATCACTTTCAAATGCGATGAATCGTCATCCGAATGTCTTTCCGCAAATGGTCATCCACTTAACGAGAGTTGGAGAAGTGAGCGGAAACTTGGATTCTGCGATGATACGGCTCGCAGATTATTTTGAGAAACGGTATGAGATGCGGCAAAAAGTAATATCAGCCTTAACCTATCCGATTCTTTTAGGCGTCGTATCAATTGCGGTATTAAATGTATTACTGTACATGGTCGTTCCACGATTTACATCCATGTATGCGAACTCGGAACAAGAATTACCGATGTTAACGAAATGGGTTTTATCAATTAGTCAGTTCACATTATCGTATTGGTGGGTATTTATTACCCTTGGGTTTGTAGTAATATTAGCATTCTATTTTTTTAGAAAAAAAGAGTATGGTAAATATTACATAGATTATGCTATACTAAAGGTGCCAATATTAGGCACTATTTTACAAAAAACGCTAATTATTGAATTTTCCAGAACGCTCAGCTCCCTATTTACTAGCTCAGTCCCCATCCTGCAATCGATGAAGATCACTCGTAACATCGTGAACAATAACGTCTTCAAAAAGATCATAAACGAGTCGATACAATCTGTAGAGGAAGGAAATTCAATGACCGTTCCAATGAGGGGTGATTGGCCTTTTCCACCGTTAGTGCTACATATGATCCTGATTGGTGAACAAACAGGAAACTTGGATGCCATGCTAACGAAAATTACTCAGTTTTATGAATCCGAAGTAGATCACATTACCGATCGACTTCAAGCATTGTTAGAGCCGGTGTTGATTTTGTTCTTGTCACTCGTTGTCGGTGTGATTGTTCTATCTGTCGTATTGCCCATGTTCGGGTTATATGAAAATATCAATCTATAA
- a CDS encoding type IV pilus twitching motility protein PilT has protein sequence MKYTLEFVQELLIEAHKMKASDVHLSSGLVPVFRIHGELNQRDLPRLTPEDAEHIARELMDETEWKEFNETGELDFSYGIAMISRFRINAFYQRSSISLAIRIIPNEIPAIEQLGLPTTINEIMHKSQGLVLVTGPTGSGKSTTLASMINYVNQHMNRNIITLEDPIEYLHRHNKSVILQREIGLDTKGFPSGLRAALRQDPDIILVGEMRDLETISTAITAAETGHLVLGTLHTTDAPSTIDRIIDVFPANQQSQIRVQLASVMVSVISQRLLTNQSKDGRKLVTELLINNSGISNLIRNEKIYQIKSLMQTSKAQGMYTLEMSIQEALRAGEISSETAKPFLKEMMV, from the coding sequence ATGAAATATACATTAGAGTTTGTTCAAGAATTATTAATTGAAGCCCACAAAATGAAAGCATCTGATGTTCACTTATCTAGTGGGTTAGTACCGGTATTTCGAATTCATGGAGAGCTCAATCAACGTGATCTGCCAAGATTGACACCTGAAGATGCGGAGCATATTGCAAGAGAATTGATGGATGAAACGGAATGGAAGGAATTCAATGAAACGGGTGAGTTGGACTTTTCATACGGAATTGCGATGATTTCAAGGTTCAGGATTAACGCGTTTTATCAACGATCTAGTATTAGTCTAGCGATTCGAATCATTCCAAATGAAATTCCAGCAATCGAGCAGCTTGGGCTCCCAACTACAATCAATGAAATTATGCACAAGTCTCAAGGACTTGTATTAGTAACTGGCCCTACTGGGAGCGGTAAATCAACAACTCTAGCTTCGATGATCAATTATGTGAATCAGCATATGAATCGGAATATCATTACATTAGAAGATCCAATTGAATACTTACATAGGCATAATAAATCCGTCATCCTGCAAAGAGAAATTGGATTAGATACGAAGGGGTTCCCTTCAGGTTTACGGGCTGCATTACGTCAGGACCCTGATATTATTCTTGTTGGGGAAATGCGAGACTTAGAGACGATATCAACGGCGATTACGGCTGCTGAAACTGGACATCTTGTGCTAGGTACTTTGCATACGACGGATGCACCTTCGACGATTGACCGAATCATTGACGTCTTCCCAGCAAACCAGCAATCTCAAATAAGAGTGCAACTCGCATCTGTTATGGTTTCTGTTATTTCCCAAAGGTTATTGACGAACCAAAGTAAAGATGGACGAAAGCTCGTTACAGAACTGCTTATTAATAATTCCGGAATATCGAACTTAATCCGTAACGAGAAAATTTATCAAATCAAGAGTTTGATGCAGACGAGCAAAGCACAAGGTATGTATACATTGGAAATGTCGATCCAAGAGGCGTTACGTGCAGGTGAGATCTCATCTGAAACTGCAAAACCATTCTTAAAAGAGATGATGGTTTAA
- a CDS encoding GspE/PulE family protein — MKLRLGDLLLSKEMITQAQLDEVLKDKPRNQKLGDALVDRGIITENKLIEVLEFQLGIPHVRLTNTEIDASLMSLVPKELARRNVYIPIRKQNDQLTVAMADPMDFYAIEDLRLSTGFQIMPVIAGKTEIIQAINKYYGKPVQGKPDGAPKKEEELEASAVKVVDQILSDAVESLASDIHIDPQEQQVLVRFRVDGVLRNEHSFPKKIQSAIISRIKVMADLDITEFRIPQDGRIKLKLNNSKVDLRISILPTMHGEKVVIRLLDLSKTNLNMSALHFTEKNERIFKSLLDRPNGLMLLTGPTGSGKTSTLYTGLSRLNREEVNIITVEDPVEYQLQGINQIQVNTSVGLTFSSGLRSILRQDPNIIMVGEIRDAETAEIAIQSSLTGHLVLSTLHTNDAISAITRLIDMGIEPYLIASSLSGVVGQRLVRKICNDCIQEYTPSEKEREIFLTRNLSVETLYRGAGCASCRNSGFKRRIPIHEVIQLDDIIRELILQKKSNDAIKKHFQENDTKWLFDDGLMKAKQGLTTIEEVISVSLVD; from the coding sequence ATGAAACTGCGATTAGGTGATCTTCTTCTTAGTAAAGAAATGATTACACAGGCACAGCTGGATGAAGTATTAAAAGACAAACCAAGGAACCAGAAGCTAGGTGACGCACTCGTTGATCGCGGAATCATTACGGAAAATAAACTAATTGAAGTTCTTGAGTTCCAATTAGGCATTCCACATGTACGCCTTACCAACACGGAAATAGACGCTAGTCTCATGTCTCTTGTCCCAAAAGAATTAGCGAGAAGAAATGTTTACATACCCATTCGGAAACAAAACGATCAACTTACTGTTGCGATGGCAGATCCGATGGACTTCTATGCCATTGAGGATTTACGCCTATCTACAGGTTTTCAAATTATGCCGGTTATTGCAGGCAAGACCGAAATTATTCAAGCCATTAATAAATATTACGGAAAACCCGTGCAAGGAAAGCCTGATGGAGCACCGAAGAAGGAAGAGGAATTGGAAGCCTCAGCAGTAAAAGTCGTCGATCAAATTCTCTCTGATGCAGTTGAGAGTCTAGCAAGTGATATACATATCGATCCACAGGAACAGCAGGTTCTCGTACGATTTCGAGTCGATGGTGTGCTCCGTAATGAGCACTCATTCCCTAAAAAAATACAGAGCGCTATCATCTCAAGGATTAAAGTTATGGCCGATTTAGATATTACTGAGTTCAGAATCCCGCAGGATGGACGTATTAAATTAAAGTTAAACAATAGTAAAGTAGATTTGCGTATTTCCATTCTTCCGACAATGCATGGTGAAAAGGTTGTTATCCGATTATTGGATTTATCAAAAACAAACTTGAATATGTCTGCGCTACATTTTACAGAAAAAAATGAACGGATTTTCAAATCTTTACTGGACCGGCCGAACGGGTTGATGTTATTGACGGGTCCTACTGGGTCAGGTAAAACGTCCACACTCTATACTGGACTGAGTAGGTTGAACCGGGAGGAAGTTAATATTATTACGGTTGAGGATCCTGTTGAGTATCAGCTTCAAGGTATTAATCAAATTCAGGTGAATACATCCGTTGGGCTGACATTCTCTAGTGGTTTGCGTTCGATTCTAAGACAAGATCCTAACATCATCATGGTTGGGGAAATCCGTGATGCAGAGACAGCTGAGATTGCGATTCAGTCCTCACTAACAGGTCATCTTGTGCTCTCGACATTACATACGAATGATGCGATTAGTGCAATTACCCGGTTGATTGATATGGGCATTGAGCCGTATTTAATTGCCTCTTCATTATCTGGCGTAGTCGGTCAGCGACTCGTACGAAAAATCTGCAATGACTGCATACAAGAATATACGCCGAGCGAGAAAGAGAGAGAGATCTTTTTGACGAGAAATTTATCTGTTGAAACCTTATATCGCGGAGCGGGGTGTGCAAGCTGCAGAAATTCTGGATTTAAAAGAAGGATACCTATTCACGAAGTCATTCAACTTGACGATATTATACGTGAATTGATCTTACAGAAAAAGTCAAACGATGCAATCAAAAAACATTTTCAGGAAAACGATACGAAGTGGTTGTTTGATGATGGATTAATGAAAGCGAAGCAAGGATTGACGACAATAGAAGAGGTCATTAGTGTGTCATTGGTTGACTAG
- a CDS encoding type II secretion system protein: MKNQKGMSLIEVLVTIVIIGIVFTLISQTTSYVTTATQLHDRKAEAISIAERTLNEALENKPKDNFATSEGPYSVKGYVKSKPGTINQSNKVVLSGIYIDKKDKGGLELESLEQVIITVVVSWGN, from the coding sequence ATGAAAAATCAAAAGGGCATGTCTTTAATTGAAGTCTTAGTTACCATTGTCATTATAGGGATCGTATTCACCCTCATCTCACAAACCACCAGCTACGTTACAACTGCTACTCAACTACATGACCGGAAAGCAGAAGCGATCTCGATAGCTGAAAGAACATTAAACGAAGCGCTTGAGAACAAACCAAAAGACAACTTTGCAACGAGCGAAGGACCATATTCTGTGAAAGGGTATGTTAAATCCAAGCCTGGAACGATTAATCAGTCGAACAAAGTGGTTCTTTCTGGTATCTATATTGATAAAAAAGATAAAGGCGGACTTGAACTAGAGTCACTCGAACAAGTAATCATTACAGTAGTCGTATCATGGGGGAATTGA
- a CDS encoding PulJ/GspJ family protein, with the protein MKNEKGITLIELLATITIFSMIVGVSYSMITYVQGSWIHTKGITQTESKVQELQTVLTRELSSPLEITFSGHSLTFKQREGKTINLKLNGNTLTLEKDGTVNHSFSLPVNKIEFHNEKDSAIATLSEGIGYLKIYYSKTGLKSKQENLTLTINVYEGSVIK; encoded by the coding sequence ATGAAGAATGAAAAGGGCATTACTTTAATAGAACTATTGGCGACTATTACAATATTTTCTATGATTGTCGGTGTGTCATACAGTATGATTACATATGTCCAAGGTTCATGGATTCATACAAAAGGAATCACTCAAACAGAATCGAAAGTCCAGGAATTGCAAACCGTTTTAACAAGGGAACTCTCGTCACCTTTAGAAATAACCTTTTCAGGTCACTCCCTAACTTTCAAGCAAAGGGAAGGGAAAACAATTAATCTAAAATTGAACGGTAATACACTAACACTAGAAAAAGACGGGACAGTAAATCATTCTTTTTCTTTACCTGTAAACAAAATCGAGTTTCACAATGAAAAAGATAGCGCAATTGCAACGCTATCTGAGGGTATTGGATATTTGAAGATCTATTATTCTAAAACCGGACTTAAATCCAAACAAGAGAATCTCACTTTAACAATTAATGTGTATGAAGGATCAGTTATTAAATAA
- a CDS encoding GGDEF domain-containing protein, producing the protein MSQNAKRILAIICLASWGIVLWAFSTFSIPSLDGYWFDIFGMLLLMVVVALFPIQIMGTNISFIQGISLAVFLHFGLLVELVLVQITIAISIMKLRYPLYRLGTSSIMFMVVSANAAIVYYLLGGEIGGLGMNEYPALIPVIGYSITAILTNHIILYFLRNEIYKEKSSLFAKDFLWELLMELIILPVGITFFILYSQLGTAAILFVGLPFVVISLILRLYHSSQKINHLLKFTSKIGQELTESLNVDEILDIYLARMTKMLKVDYAYILDINDGENLNVIRRYESKKVPTIQISGLVKGEGISGKVWESGNSLRFERRHQWRKFSRGFMPLSAQSVLSVPMYRNQEVVGVITFISTQKRAYEKSHEMILEIISNYLAVAIEKAKNYEATKHKSERCHLTNLYNYRYFEDVLSEMYVNHKQSRKPFSLILLDIDHFKKVNDTFGHQAGNVVLCQVADRLVQIIGDNGTVARYGGEEFVILLEDLAHSDTLELAEAIREDISLNTFTIKNDLGDYRNKAINITVSIGVATAPEQGEDPLTLIRNADRAMYTGAKQKGRNKVASYIG; encoded by the coding sequence ATGAGTCAGAATGCTAAACGTATATTGGCAATCATTTGTTTGGCATCATGGGGTATAGTCCTCTGGGCATTTTCTACTTTTTCCATTCCCTCCTTGGACGGATATTGGTTCGATATCTTCGGCATGTTGTTGCTTATGGTCGTCGTAGCTCTTTTTCCTATTCAAATCATGGGCACAAACATTTCATTCATACAAGGTATTTCCCTGGCAGTGTTTTTACATTTTGGTTTATTGGTAGAGCTTGTTCTCGTTCAGATTACGATTGCGATTTCTATTATGAAGCTAAGGTATCCATTATATCGACTTGGTACGAGCTCCATCATGTTTATGGTAGTTTCTGCGAACGCAGCGATAGTCTATTACTTATTAGGAGGAGAAATTGGCGGCCTCGGTATGAATGAGTACCCAGCACTCATTCCTGTTATTGGCTACTCTATTACAGCCATTTTAACGAATCACATCATCTTATATTTTCTACGAAATGAAATATATAAAGAGAAGAGTTCATTGTTCGCAAAGGATTTTCTTTGGGAACTTCTCATGGAATTAATTATCCTACCAGTAGGGATCACCTTCTTCATTCTATACTCTCAATTAGGAACAGCAGCCATTCTTTTTGTCGGCCTGCCATTCGTAGTGATCTCGTTAATTTTGCGGCTGTATCATTCTAGCCAAAAGATCAATCACCTTCTAAAGTTTACGAGTAAAATTGGACAAGAATTGACAGAGAGCCTAAATGTTGATGAAATCTTAGATATTTATCTCGCGCGTATGACGAAAATGTTAAAAGTAGACTATGCATACATACTTGATATTAATGATGGAGAAAACCTGAACGTAATAAGAAGGTATGAATCTAAAAAAGTACCTACGATTCAAATCTCAGGATTGGTAAAAGGCGAAGGCATCAGTGGTAAGGTTTGGGAAAGTGGCAATAGCTTAAGATTTGAAAGACGACATCAATGGCGTAAATTCTCACGTGGTTTTATGCCGCTTTCAGCACAATCTGTCCTATCTGTACCCATGTATCGAAATCAAGAAGTCGTTGGCGTTATTACGTTTATTTCGACTCAAAAAAGAGCATATGAAAAATCGCATGAGATGATCTTAGAAATTATTTCAAACTACTTGGCAGTTGCTATTGAGAAAGCAAAGAACTATGAAGCGACTAAGCATAAAAGTGAACGATGTCATCTTACGAATTTATATAATTACCGATATTTTGAAGACGTGCTCTCAGAAATGTATGTGAATCATAAACAGAGCAGAAAACCATTTTCATTGATCTTACTTGATATCGACCATTTCAAAAAGGTAAACGATACCTTCGGTCACCAAGCTGGTAACGTTGTGCTTTGTCAGGTCGCCGATCGCCTTGTGCAAATCATTGGCGATAATGGTACTGTGGCAAGATATGGCGGTGAAGAATTTGTCATTCTATTAGAAGATCTTGCACACTCTGACACTTTGGAGTTAGCAGAGGCAATTAGAGAAGATATATCATTGAACACCTTCACGATTAAAAATGACTTAGGTGATTATAGAAACAAAGCGATTAACATAACCGTCAGTATAGGCGTCGCAACAGCACCGGAACAAGGTGAAGATCCACTAACTCTTATACGAAACGCTGACCGCGCCATGTACACAGGAGCCAAACAAAAAGGAAGAAATAAAGTAGCAAGCTATATCGGATAG